One genomic window of Cannabis sativa cultivar Pink pepper isolate KNU-18-1 chromosome 2, ASM2916894v1, whole genome shotgun sequence includes the following:
- the LOC115703876 gene encoding uncharacterized protein LOC115703876, which translates to MAQSSFTLPLAGDGAMERLRSRKQKTRTTPSVEKEAVTTAAPSCPSARAQKKNNKRPSPVESTDWLSNTVDLSFPSSAAAHSEFGLHLGEASKLLFPEDRARFENIGEIASMELSISRSFQGMQGLMYALDKIKNMKEQMKDMRTERDTLRGEIKELKSCKKELDRVREELRTQLDAKEQDSNRLKSALADLATAQARVDMLEGRLVEIGLEAEIQCRGKMAMEYRDNKAESWDIPQYIADYEELLRMRAEEDARTSQLANSFEEMTTNDLPVDDSHLS; encoded by the exons ATGGCCCAATCTTCTTTCACTCTTCCTCTGGCTGGTGACGGTGCTATGGAACGTTTACGCTCACGCAAACAGAAGACTAGGACGACTCCTAGTGTTGAGAAGGAGGCTGTTACTACTGCTGCTCCTTCTTGTCCTTCTGCGAGGGCTCAGAAGAAGAATAACAAGAGACCGTCTCCGGTTGAGTCGACCGATTGGTTGAGTAATACAGTTGATCTTTCTTTTCCATCTTCAGCGGCTGCACATTCTGAGTTTGGCCTACACCTTGGTGAGGCCAGTAAGCTATTATTTCCAGAGGATCGAGCTCGTTTTGAGAACATCGGAGAAATAGCTTCCATGGAGTTGTCCATCTCTCGCTCCTTTCAG GGTATGCAAGGACTTATGTACGCCTTGGATAAGATTAAGAACATGAAGGAGCAAATGAAGGACATGAGGACTGAGCGTGATACTTTGCGCGGGGAGATTAAGGAGCTAAAGAGCTGCAAGAAAGAGCTAGACCGTGTCAGAGAAGAGTTACGAACTCAACTTGATGCTAAGGAGCAAGATTCTAATCGTTTGAAGTCTGCCTTGGCTGATCTTGCTACTGCCCAAGCTCGTGTGGACATGTTGGAAGGTCGGTTAGTCGAAATTGGACTGGAGGCTGAGATCCAGTGTCGCGGAAAAATGGCGATGGAGTATCGAGACAACAAGGCCGAGTCTTGGGACATACCCCAGTACATTGCTGACTATGAAGAATTGCTGCGGATGAGGGCCGAGGAAGACGCTCGAACTAGCCAACTGGCTAACTCGTTTGAAGAGATGACTACGAACGATCTCCCGGTGGATGACTCACATCTTTCTTGA